A genomic window from Enoplosus armatus isolate fEnoArm2 chromosome 20, fEnoArm2.hap1, whole genome shotgun sequence includes:
- the ppp1cab gene encoding protein phosphatase 1, catalytic subunit, alpha isozyme b isoform X2 — protein sequence MAEADKLNIDSIIQRLLEGDVHGQYYDLLRLFEYGGFPPESNYLFLGDYVDRGKQSLETICLLLAYKIKYPENFFLLRGNHECASINRIYGFYDECKRRYNIKLWKTFTDCFNCLPVAAIVDEKIFCCHGGLSPDLQSMEQVRRVMRPTDVPDQGLLCDLLWADPDKDVLGWGENDRGVSFTFGADVVTKFLHKHDMDLICRAHQVVEDGYEFFAKRQLVTLFSAPNYCGEFDNAGAMMSVDETLMCSFQILKPADKKLFYGGGGGMGSGRPVTPPRKAKK from the exons GTGATGTTCATGGGCAGTACTACGATCTGCTGAGGCTGTTTGAATATGGGGGCTTTCCACCAGAGAGCAACTACCTGTTCCTGGGGGACTATGTAGACAGAGGCAAGCAGTCCCTGGAGACCATCTGCCTGTTGCTGGCTTACAAGATCAAATACCCAGAAAACTTCTTTCTGCTGAGAGGAAACCATGAGTGCGCCTCCATTAACAGAATATATGGCTTCTACGATGAGT GTAAGAGGCGATACAACATAAAGCTGTGGAAGACCTTCACTGACTGCTTCAACTGTTTGCCTGTTGCAGCCATTGTTGATGAGAAGATcttctgttgccatggag GCCTATCCCCAGACCTCCAGTCTATGGAGCAGGTGCGAAGGGTCATGCGCCCCACTGATGTGCCTGACCAGGGCCTCCTCTGCGACCTGCTGTGGGCTGACCCGGACAAAGATGTGCTAGGCTGGGGTGAGAACGACCGCGGTGTCTCCTTCACTTTTGGCGCTGATGTGGTTACAAAATTCCTCCACAAACACGACATGGACCTCATTTGTCGGGCCCATCAG GTGGTTGAGGACGGATATGAGTTCTTTGCAAAGAGGCAGCTGGTGACACTGTTCTCAGCTCCAAACTACTGCGGTGAGTTCGACAATGCCGGAGCCATGATGAGCGTAGATGAGACCCTCATGTGCTCATTCCAG ATTCTCAAACCTGCAGACAAGAAGCTGTTCTATGGTGGTGGAGGGGGCATGGGCTCTGGCCGCCCAGTCACTCCCCCAAGGAAAGCTAAGAAATGA
- the atp2a1l gene encoding ATPase sarcoplasmic/endoplasmic reticulum Ca2+ transporting 1, like isoform X1, protein MENAHTKSPAECLAYFGVNENAGLTPDQFKKNLDKYGFNELPAEEGKSIWELIVEQFEDLLVRILLLAACISFVLAWFEEGEETVTAFVEPLVILLILIANAVVGVWQERNAEDAIEALKEYEPEMGKVYRSDRKSVQMIKAREIVPGDIVEVSVGDKVPADIRIVSIKSTTLRVDQSILTGESVSVIKHNEAVPDLRAVNQDKKNMLFSGTNIAAGKAIGVAVATGVSTEIGKIRDQMAATEQEKTPLQAKLDEFGEQLSKVISLICVAVWAINIGHFNDPVHGGSWIRGAVYYFKIAVALAVAAIPEGLPAVITTCLALGTRRMAKKNAIVRSLPSVETLGCTSVICSDKTGTLTTNQMCVTKMFIIKNVDGDHVNLDAFDISGSKYTPEGEVSQGGSKTNCSAFDGLVELATICALCNDSSLDYNESKKIYEKVGEATETALSCLVEKMNVFNTNVKNLSRIERANACCSVVKQLMKKNVTLEFSRDRKSMSVYCTPSKGDGGAKMFVKGAPEGVIDRCAYVRVGTTRVPLTNAIKEKIMTVIRDWGTGRDTLRCLALATRDTPLKMEEMNLEDSTKFADYETDLTFVGCVGMLDPPRKEVTCSIELCRDAGIRVIMITGDNKGTAIAICRRIGIFTEEEDVDGKAYTGREFDDLPLHEQAEAVRRACCFARVEPSHKSKIVEFLQGFDDITAMTGDGVNDAPALKKAEIGIAMGSGTAVAKSASEMVLADDNFSSIVAAVEEGRAIYNNMKQFIRYLISSNVGEVVCIFLTAALGLPEALIPVQLLWVNLVTDGLPATALGFNPPDLDIMGKPPRSPKEPLISGWLFFRYMAIGGYVGAATVGGAAWWFLYDSTGPGVTYYQLSHFMQCHDDNEDFAGIDCEIFEACPPMTMALSVLVTIEMCNALNSLSENQSLVRMPPWSNFWLLSAMSLSMSLHFMIIYVDPLPMIFKLTHLSVDQWMVVLKLSFPVIAIDEVLKFFARNYVQKLNRDVEEEELKSWRKRGEEESERKIKTKEGSHS, encoded by the exons ATGgagaacgcacacacaaagtccCCGGCAGAATGCCTGGCTTACTTCGGGGTGAACGAGAACGCCGGCCTCACTCCCGACCAGTTCAAGAAGAACCTGGACAAGTATGGCTTCAATG AGCTGCCCGCTGAGGAGG GTAAGAGCATCTGGGAGCTGATCGTTGAGCAGTTCGAGGACTTGCTCGTCAGGatcctgctgctggctgcctgCATCTCTTTT GTGCTGGCCTGGTTCGAGGAAGGTGAGGAGACCGTCACCGCGTTTGTGGAACCCCTTGTCATCCTTCTTATCCTCATCGCTAATGCTGTTGTTGGAGTGTGGCAG GAGCGTAACGCTGAAGATGCCATCGAGGCTCTCAAGGAGTACGAGCCTGAGATGGGCAAAGTTTACCGTTCTGACAGAAAGAGTGTGCAGATGATCAAGGCCAGAGAAATTGTCCCTGGAGACATCGTCGAGGTGTCCG TTGGTGACAAAGTCCCTGCTGACATCAGGATTGTTTCCATCAAGTCCACCACCCTGCGTGTCGACCAGTCCATCCTTACTG gtgagTCTGTCAGTGTGATCAAGCACAATGAGGCTGTTCCCGACCTCAGGGCTGTCAACCAGGACAAGAAGAACATGCTTTTCTCT GGCACTAACATCGCTGCTGGCAAGGCCATCGGTGTGGCTGTGGCCACCGGAGTCTCCACTGAGATTGGCAAGATCCGTGACCAGATGGCTGCCACCGAGCAGGAGAAGACCCCTCTGCAGGCTAAGCTGGACGAGTTCGGCGAGCAGCTGTCCAAGGTTATCTCCCTGATCTGTGTTGCTGTCTGGGCCATCAACATTGGCCACTTCAACGACCCCGTCCACGGAGGCTCATGGATCCGCGGTGCTGTCTACTACTTCAAGATCGCTGTCGCTCTGGCTGTGGCTGCCATCCCTGAGG GTCTGCCCGCTGTCATCACCACCTGCCTGGCCCTTGGTACCCGCCGTATGGCCAAGAAGAACGCCATCGTCAGAAGTCTGCCCTCTGTGGAGACCCTGGGCTGCACCTCCGTCATCTGCTCTGACAAGACTGGCACCCTCACCACCAACCAGATGTGTGTGACCAAG ATGTTCATCATCAAGAATGTCGATGGCGACCATGTCAACCTTGATGCCTTTGATATCTCTGGCTCCAAGTACACCCCCGAGGGCGAGGT TTCCCAGGGAGGTTCCAAGACCAACTGCAGCGCATTTGATGGCCTTGTTGAGCTGGCTACCATCTGCGCCCTGTGCAATGACTCCTCTCTGGACTACAACGAG TCCAAGAAGATCTATGAGAAGGTTGGAGAGGCTACTGAGACCGCCCTGTCCTGCCTGGTTGAGAAGATGAACGTGTTCAACACCAACGTGAAGAACCTGTCCAGGATTGAGAGAGCCAACGCCTGCTGCTCC GTTGTCAAGCAGCTCATGAAGAAGAACGTCACTCTGGAGTTCTCCCGTGACAGGAAGTCCATGTCCGTGTACTGCACTCCCTCTAAGGGTGATGGTGGTGCCAAGATGTTTGTGAAG GGTGCCCCCGAgggtgtgattgacaggtgcgCATATGTGCGTGTTGGCACCACCCGCGTGCCCCTGACCAACGCCATCAAGGAGAAGATCATGACTGTCATCAGGGACTGGGGTACCGGCCGCGACACCCTGCGTTGCCTGGCCCTGGCCACCCGCGACACCCCACtgaagatggaggagatgaaCCTCGAGGACTCAACCAAGTTCGCCGATTACGAG ACTGACCTGACCTTTGTTGGCTGCGTTGGTATGCTGGATCCCCCTCGTAAGGAGGTCACCTGCTCTATTGAGCTGTGCAGAGACGCTGGAATCCGTGTCATTATGATCACTG GTGACAACAAGGGAACCGCTATCGCTATCTGCCGTCGCATTGGCATcttcactgaggaggaggatgttgatGGCAAGGCCTACACCGGACGTGAGTTTGACGATCTGCCCCTCCATGAACAGGCCGAGGCTGTGCGCAGGGCTTGCTGCTTTGCCCGTGTGGAGCCATCCCACAAGTCCAAGATTGTGGAGTTCCTGCAGGGCTTTGATGACATTACTGCTATG ACTGGTGATGGTGTGAACGATGCCCCTGCCCTGAAGAAGGCCGAGATCGGCATCGCTATGGGCTCTGGCACTGCCGTTGCCAAGTCTGCCTCTGAGATGGTCCTGGCTGACGACAACTTCTCTTCCATTGTGGCTGCTGTTGAGGAGGGCAGAGCTATCTACAACAACATGAAGCAGTTCATCCGCTACCTCATCTCCTCCAACGTTGGTGAGGTCGTCTG TATCTTCCTGACTGCTGCTCTGGGTCTGCCCGAGGCTCTGATCCCCGTCCAGCTGCTGTGGGTCAACCTGGTCACTGACGGTCTGCCCGCCACCGCTCTGGGCTTCAACCCCCCTGATCTGGACATCATGGGCAAGCCCCCACGTTCCCCCAAGGAGCCCCTGATCTCTGGCTGGCTGTTCTTCAGATACATGGCTATTGGTG GATACGTCGGTGCTGCCACTGTTGGTGGTGCTGCCTGGTGGTTCCTCTACGATTCAACTGGCCCCGGTGTCACCTACTACCAGCTG TCCCACTTCATGCAGTGCCACGATGACAACGAGGACTTCGCCGGCATCGACTGCGAGATCTTTGAGGCTTGCCCTCCCATGACCATGGCTCTGTCTGTTCTGGTCACCATCGAGATGTGCAACGCTCTCAACAG CTTGTCTGAGAACCAGTCTCTGGTGCGCATGCCCCCATGGAGCAACTTCTGGCTGCTTTCCGCCATGTCCCTCTCCATGTCCCTGCACTTCATGATCATCTATGTTGACCCTCTGCCC ATGATCTTCAAGTTGACCCATCTGAGCGTTGACCAGTGGATGGTAGTCTTGAAGCTTTCCTTCCCTGTCATCGCCATTGATGAGGTGCTGAAGTTCTTCGCCCGCAACTAC GTACAGAAGCTAAATAGAGatgtagaagaagaggagcttAAGAGTTGGAGaaaaagaggtgaagaagagagcgagaggaagatCAAAACCAAAGAGGGGAGCCATAGTTAG
- the ppp1cab gene encoding protein phosphatase 1, catalytic subunit, alpha isozyme b isoform X1, whose product MAEADKLNIDSIIQRLLEVKGSRPGKNVQLTENEIRGLCLKSREIFLSQPILLELEAPLKICGDVHGQYYDLLRLFEYGGFPPESNYLFLGDYVDRGKQSLETICLLLAYKIKYPENFFLLRGNHECASINRIYGFYDECKRRYNIKLWKTFTDCFNCLPVAAIVDEKIFCCHGGLSPDLQSMEQVRRVMRPTDVPDQGLLCDLLWADPDKDVLGWGENDRGVSFTFGADVVTKFLHKHDMDLICRAHQVVEDGYEFFAKRQLVTLFSAPNYCGEFDNAGAMMSVDETLMCSFQILKPADKKLFYGGGGGMGSGRPVTPPRKAKK is encoded by the exons TGAAAGGCTCCAGACCTGGCAAAAATGTTCAGCTGACAGAGAATGAAATCCGTGGTCTCTGCCTCAAATCCCGAGAGATCTTCCTCAGCCAGCCAATCCTGCTCGAACTTGAGGCGCCCCTCAAGATTTGTG GTGATGTTCATGGGCAGTACTACGATCTGCTGAGGCTGTTTGAATATGGGGGCTTTCCACCAGAGAGCAACTACCTGTTCCTGGGGGACTATGTAGACAGAGGCAAGCAGTCCCTGGAGACCATCTGCCTGTTGCTGGCTTACAAGATCAAATACCCAGAAAACTTCTTTCTGCTGAGAGGAAACCATGAGTGCGCCTCCATTAACAGAATATATGGCTTCTACGATGAGT GTAAGAGGCGATACAACATAAAGCTGTGGAAGACCTTCACTGACTGCTTCAACTGTTTGCCTGTTGCAGCCATTGTTGATGAGAAGATcttctgttgccatggag GCCTATCCCCAGACCTCCAGTCTATGGAGCAGGTGCGAAGGGTCATGCGCCCCACTGATGTGCCTGACCAGGGCCTCCTCTGCGACCTGCTGTGGGCTGACCCGGACAAAGATGTGCTAGGCTGGGGTGAGAACGACCGCGGTGTCTCCTTCACTTTTGGCGCTGATGTGGTTACAAAATTCCTCCACAAACACGACATGGACCTCATTTGTCGGGCCCATCAG GTGGTTGAGGACGGATATGAGTTCTTTGCAAAGAGGCAGCTGGTGACACTGTTCTCAGCTCCAAACTACTGCGGTGAGTTCGACAATGCCGGAGCCATGATGAGCGTAGATGAGACCCTCATGTGCTCATTCCAG ATTCTCAAACCTGCAGACAAGAAGCTGTTCTATGGTGGTGGAGGGGGCATGGGCTCTGGCCGCCCAGTCACTCCCCCAAGGAAAGCTAAGAAATGA
- the atp2a1l gene encoding ATPase sarcoplasmic/endoplasmic reticulum Ca2+ transporting 1, like isoform X2, with amino-acid sequence MENAHTKSPAECLAYFGVNENAGLTPDQFKKNLDKYGFNELPAEEGKSIWELIVEQFEDLLVRILLLAACISFVLAWFEEGEETVTAFVEPLVILLILIANAVVGVWQERNAEDAIEALKEYEPEMGKVYRSDRKSVQMIKAREIVPGDIVEVSVGDKVPADIRIVSIKSTTLRVDQSILTGESVSVIKHNEAVPDLRAVNQDKKNMLFSGTNIAAGKAIGVAVATGVSTEIGKIRDQMAATEQEKTPLQAKLDEFGEQLSKVISLICVAVWAINIGHFNDPVHGGSWIRGAVYYFKIAVALAVAAIPEGLPAVITTCLALGTRRMAKKNAIVRSLPSVETLGCTSVICSDKTGTLTTNQMCVTKMFIIKNVDGDHVNLDAFDISGSKYTPEGEVSQGGSKTNCSAFDGLVELATICALCNDSSLDYNESKKIYEKVGEATETALSCLVEKMNVFNTNVKNLSRIERANACCSVVKQLMKKNVTLEFSRDRKSMSVYCTPSKGDGGAKMFVKGAPEGVIDRCAYVRVGTTRVPLTNAIKEKIMTVIRDWGTGRDTLRCLALATRDTPLKMEEMNLEDSTKFADYETDLTFVGCVGMLDPPRKEVTCSIELCRDAGIRVIMITGDNKGTAIAICRRIGIFTEEEDVDGKAYTGREFDDLPLHEQAEAVRRACCFARVEPSHKSKIVEFLQGFDDITAMTGDGVNDAPALKKAEIGIAMGSGTAVAKSASEMVLADDNFSSIVAAVEEGRAIYNNMKQFIRYLISSNVGEVVCIFLTAALGLPEALIPVQLLWVNLVTDGLPATALGFNPPDLDIMGKPPRSPKEPLISGWLFFRYMAIGGYVGAATVGGAAWWFLYDSTGPGVTYYQLSHFMQCHDDNEDFAGIDCEIFEACPPMTMALSVLVTIEMCNALNSLSENQSLVRMPPWSNFWLLSAMSLSMSLHFMIIYVDPLPMIFKLTHLSVDQWMVVLKLSFPVIAIDEVLKFFARNYVESKERRKHRKMYKKNNKSCQKSTEK; translated from the exons ATGgagaacgcacacacaaagtccCCGGCAGAATGCCTGGCTTACTTCGGGGTGAACGAGAACGCCGGCCTCACTCCCGACCAGTTCAAGAAGAACCTGGACAAGTATGGCTTCAATG AGCTGCCCGCTGAGGAGG GTAAGAGCATCTGGGAGCTGATCGTTGAGCAGTTCGAGGACTTGCTCGTCAGGatcctgctgctggctgcctgCATCTCTTTT GTGCTGGCCTGGTTCGAGGAAGGTGAGGAGACCGTCACCGCGTTTGTGGAACCCCTTGTCATCCTTCTTATCCTCATCGCTAATGCTGTTGTTGGAGTGTGGCAG GAGCGTAACGCTGAAGATGCCATCGAGGCTCTCAAGGAGTACGAGCCTGAGATGGGCAAAGTTTACCGTTCTGACAGAAAGAGTGTGCAGATGATCAAGGCCAGAGAAATTGTCCCTGGAGACATCGTCGAGGTGTCCG TTGGTGACAAAGTCCCTGCTGACATCAGGATTGTTTCCATCAAGTCCACCACCCTGCGTGTCGACCAGTCCATCCTTACTG gtgagTCTGTCAGTGTGATCAAGCACAATGAGGCTGTTCCCGACCTCAGGGCTGTCAACCAGGACAAGAAGAACATGCTTTTCTCT GGCACTAACATCGCTGCTGGCAAGGCCATCGGTGTGGCTGTGGCCACCGGAGTCTCCACTGAGATTGGCAAGATCCGTGACCAGATGGCTGCCACCGAGCAGGAGAAGACCCCTCTGCAGGCTAAGCTGGACGAGTTCGGCGAGCAGCTGTCCAAGGTTATCTCCCTGATCTGTGTTGCTGTCTGGGCCATCAACATTGGCCACTTCAACGACCCCGTCCACGGAGGCTCATGGATCCGCGGTGCTGTCTACTACTTCAAGATCGCTGTCGCTCTGGCTGTGGCTGCCATCCCTGAGG GTCTGCCCGCTGTCATCACCACCTGCCTGGCCCTTGGTACCCGCCGTATGGCCAAGAAGAACGCCATCGTCAGAAGTCTGCCCTCTGTGGAGACCCTGGGCTGCACCTCCGTCATCTGCTCTGACAAGACTGGCACCCTCACCACCAACCAGATGTGTGTGACCAAG ATGTTCATCATCAAGAATGTCGATGGCGACCATGTCAACCTTGATGCCTTTGATATCTCTGGCTCCAAGTACACCCCCGAGGGCGAGGT TTCCCAGGGAGGTTCCAAGACCAACTGCAGCGCATTTGATGGCCTTGTTGAGCTGGCTACCATCTGCGCCCTGTGCAATGACTCCTCTCTGGACTACAACGAG TCCAAGAAGATCTATGAGAAGGTTGGAGAGGCTACTGAGACCGCCCTGTCCTGCCTGGTTGAGAAGATGAACGTGTTCAACACCAACGTGAAGAACCTGTCCAGGATTGAGAGAGCCAACGCCTGCTGCTCC GTTGTCAAGCAGCTCATGAAGAAGAACGTCACTCTGGAGTTCTCCCGTGACAGGAAGTCCATGTCCGTGTACTGCACTCCCTCTAAGGGTGATGGTGGTGCCAAGATGTTTGTGAAG GGTGCCCCCGAgggtgtgattgacaggtgcgCATATGTGCGTGTTGGCACCACCCGCGTGCCCCTGACCAACGCCATCAAGGAGAAGATCATGACTGTCATCAGGGACTGGGGTACCGGCCGCGACACCCTGCGTTGCCTGGCCCTGGCCACCCGCGACACCCCACtgaagatggaggagatgaaCCTCGAGGACTCAACCAAGTTCGCCGATTACGAG ACTGACCTGACCTTTGTTGGCTGCGTTGGTATGCTGGATCCCCCTCGTAAGGAGGTCACCTGCTCTATTGAGCTGTGCAGAGACGCTGGAATCCGTGTCATTATGATCACTG GTGACAACAAGGGAACCGCTATCGCTATCTGCCGTCGCATTGGCATcttcactgaggaggaggatgttgatGGCAAGGCCTACACCGGACGTGAGTTTGACGATCTGCCCCTCCATGAACAGGCCGAGGCTGTGCGCAGGGCTTGCTGCTTTGCCCGTGTGGAGCCATCCCACAAGTCCAAGATTGTGGAGTTCCTGCAGGGCTTTGATGACATTACTGCTATG ACTGGTGATGGTGTGAACGATGCCCCTGCCCTGAAGAAGGCCGAGATCGGCATCGCTATGGGCTCTGGCACTGCCGTTGCCAAGTCTGCCTCTGAGATGGTCCTGGCTGACGACAACTTCTCTTCCATTGTGGCTGCTGTTGAGGAGGGCAGAGCTATCTACAACAACATGAAGCAGTTCATCCGCTACCTCATCTCCTCCAACGTTGGTGAGGTCGTCTG TATCTTCCTGACTGCTGCTCTGGGTCTGCCCGAGGCTCTGATCCCCGTCCAGCTGCTGTGGGTCAACCTGGTCACTGACGGTCTGCCCGCCACCGCTCTGGGCTTCAACCCCCCTGATCTGGACATCATGGGCAAGCCCCCACGTTCCCCCAAGGAGCCCCTGATCTCTGGCTGGCTGTTCTTCAGATACATGGCTATTGGTG GATACGTCGGTGCTGCCACTGTTGGTGGTGCTGCCTGGTGGTTCCTCTACGATTCAACTGGCCCCGGTGTCACCTACTACCAGCTG TCCCACTTCATGCAGTGCCACGATGACAACGAGGACTTCGCCGGCATCGACTGCGAGATCTTTGAGGCTTGCCCTCCCATGACCATGGCTCTGTCTGTTCTGGTCACCATCGAGATGTGCAACGCTCTCAACAG CTTGTCTGAGAACCAGTCTCTGGTGCGCATGCCCCCATGGAGCAACTTCTGGCTGCTTTCCGCCATGTCCCTCTCCATGTCCCTGCACTTCATGATCATCTATGTTGACCCTCTGCCC ATGATCTTCAAGTTGACCCATCTGAGCGTTGACCAGTGGATGGTAGTCTTGAAGCTTTCCTTCCCTGTCATCGCCATTGATGAGGTGCTGAAGTTCTTCGCCCGCAACTACGTTGAGAGTAA agagaggagaaaacacaggaaaatgtacaaaaaaaacaataaatcttGTCAAAAATCTACAGAAAAATAG